In Chryseobacterium camelliae, one DNA window encodes the following:
- the purD gene encoding phosphoribosylamine--glycine ligase, translating into MRILIIGEGGRESALAAKLQNDSRVTKMFFANGNATTDVIGKNVHLSEIKELRDFAIKEKVDLTIVGPEAPLVAGLKDEFKKHDLKVFGPNQKVASLEGSKAFSKKFMQTYDIKTAKAVVFDSYNDAKDYVQDHEYPLVIKASGLAGGKGVVICDNVEEAEATIHDFMIRRIYGDAGIRLVIEEYLQGFEASIIAFSNGEKLFPCIAAKDYKKAGNGDTGPNTGGMGCVAPSPEFTQEHYADFEKNILEPTITGLKGEGFSFKGIIFFGLMVTKNGTYLLEYNMRFGDPETQVLMALMENDLLDVINDCMSGKDLNLTFKDEKAVCLVMCSGGYPRNIETGFEIVGEDKVKHSKLLYAGAVRRGDKVVSNGGRVLNIVATGETFEDARKKVYEDAGHVHFDYCFYREDIGKF; encoded by the coding sequence ATGAGAATATTAATCATAGGTGAAGGTGGTAGGGAATCTGCACTGGCTGCAAAGCTTCAGAACGATTCCAGGGTGACCAAAATGTTTTTTGCCAACGGAAATGCTACTACAGATGTCATTGGGAAAAATGTTCATTTGTCAGAAATTAAGGAACTTAGGGATTTTGCAATCAAGGAAAAAGTAGACCTCACGATTGTTGGCCCGGAAGCACCTCTGGTAGCCGGCCTTAAGGATGAATTTAAAAAGCATGACCTGAAAGTTTTCGGTCCGAACCAGAAAGTAGCAAGCCTGGAGGGAAGCAAGGCATTTTCTAAGAAATTCATGCAGACCTATGATATTAAAACGGCAAAGGCTGTGGTATTTGATTCCTATAACGATGCTAAAGACTATGTTCAGGACCATGAATATCCTCTGGTAATCAAGGCAAGCGGACTGGCAGGCGGAAAAGGCGTGGTGATCTGTGATAATGTGGAAGAAGCGGAAGCAACCATCCACGACTTTATGATCAGAAGAATTTACGGCGATGCCGGGATCCGTCTGGTGATCGAGGAATATCTACAGGGATTTGAAGCTTCTATCATTGCATTTTCCAATGGTGAAAAATTATTCCCATGTATCGCAGCTAAAGATTATAAAAAAGCAGGAAACGGAGATACCGGACCGAATACAGGCGGAATGGGTTGCGTGGCACCAAGCCCGGAATTTACTCAGGAGCATTATGCTGATTTTGAAAAGAATATTTTAGAACCTACAATCACAGGTCTGAAAGGGGAAGGATTCAGCTTCAAAGGAATTATTTTCTTCGGACTGATGGTGACCAAGAACGGAACATACCTGTTGGAATACAACATGAGATTCGGAGATCCTGAAACTCAGGTGTTGATGGCTCTTATGGAAAACGACCTTCTGGATGTCATCAATGACTGTATGAGCGGAAAAGACCTCAACCTTACTTTCAAAGATGAAAAAGCGGTTTGCCTGGTGATGTGCTCAGGAGGATATCCGAGAAACATTGAAACCGGATTCGAGATCGTAGGAGAAGATAAAGTAAAACACAGCAAGCTATTATATGCCGGAGCCGTACGAAGAGGAGATAAAGTGGTTTCCAATGGCGGAAGGGTGCTAAATATCGTGGCTACGGGAGAGACCTTCGAGGATGCCCGTAAAAAAGTCTACGAAGACGCCGGCCATGTGCATTTTGACTATTGCTTCTACAGAGAAGACATCGGAAAGTTCTGA
- a CDS encoding NADPH-dependent FMN reductase: MKILAIAGSNSETSINKQLVTYAASLFENAEIETVDMNDFEMPLYKHQREVESGVPQQAVDLASKIDGAHVLLVALSEHNGTYSAAFKNVFDWTSRIKNRAVWNEVPMLLMSTAPGGRGGLGVLEAAEKRFPLHGGNIVGTFSLPFFNDNFDKENQKISNEEKDNELKEMVQKISAIESILEK; encoded by the coding sequence ATGAAAATTTTAGCTATAGCAGGAAGCAATTCAGAGACCTCCATTAATAAACAATTGGTAACATATGCCGCTTCGTTATTTGAAAATGCAGAAATTGAAACTGTTGACATGAACGATTTCGAAATGCCGCTGTATAAGCATCAGCGTGAAGTGGAAAGCGGAGTGCCGCAGCAGGCCGTGGATCTGGCATCCAAAATCGATGGAGCCCATGTGCTTCTGGTCGCTCTTTCCGAACATAACGGCACCTATTCGGCCGCATTTAAAAATGTGTTCGACTGGACCTCGAGGATCAAAAACCGCGCAGTATGGAATGAAGTGCCGATGCTTTTGATGTCTACCGCTCCAGGTGGAAGAGGTGGTTTAGGCGTTCTGGAAGCCGCAGAAAAACGATTCCCGCTTCATGGAGGAAATATTGTGGGTACATTTTCCCTTCCGTTCTTCAATGATAATTTCGATAAAGAAAATCAGAAAATATCGAACGAAGAGAAAGACAATGAATTAAAGGAAATGGTACAGAAGATTTCTGCAATCGAATCGATCCTTGAAAAATAG
- a CDS encoding D-2-hydroxyacid dehydrogenase family protein, translating to MKEANIAILDDYQDAVKTLRCFDIIREQNVMVLTETYKDVVVLAEKLKDAEVLVLIRERTEINEDLLSRLPNLKLISQTGKISSHLKLADCTKFGVAVAEGVGSPIAPAELTWALIMNTVRRIPQSIQSMKEGKWQSEIGETIYGKTIGIWGYGKIGKKIAQYAKAFGANVLVLGSENSREAAVHDGFERAESKEYFFKNVDVVSLHLRLNEATSGIVKETDLMMMKPDATLINTARAELIEKNALVNALKNGTPGYAGVDVYEEEPVYHTDFELLNMKNVVCTPHLGYVEKNGYELYFGKAFENVMAFLNGYPENIANPEVINKKSK from the coding sequence ATGAAGGAAGCAAACATCGCTATTTTGGATGACTATCAGGATGCCGTAAAAACCTTACGCTGTTTTGACATCATAAGAGAGCAGAACGTGATGGTGCTTACTGAAACATATAAAGATGTTGTCGTTTTAGCGGAAAAACTGAAGGATGCGGAAGTTTTGGTACTGATCAGGGAACGGACAGAGATTAATGAAGACCTCCTTTCACGCTTGCCTAATCTGAAACTGATCAGCCAGACAGGGAAAATATCCAGTCATCTGAAACTGGCAGACTGTACAAAGTTCGGAGTAGCCGTTGCAGAAGGCGTGGGTTCTCCCATTGCTCCGGCAGAACTTACCTGGGCTTTGATCATGAATACCGTGCGTAGGATCCCTCAGTCCATACAATCCATGAAAGAAGGAAAATGGCAGAGTGAAATCGGAGAAACCATTTACGGTAAAACGATTGGGATCTGGGGCTATGGAAAAATAGGAAAGAAGATTGCGCAATACGCAAAAGCTTTCGGGGCGAATGTCCTGGTCTTGGGTAGTGAAAACTCCAGGGAAGCTGCAGTACATGACGGCTTTGAAAGAGCTGAAAGCAAAGAGTACTTTTTTAAAAATGTTGATGTGGTTAGCCTCCACCTGCGGCTGAATGAGGCCACATCGGGTATTGTAAAGGAAACGGATCTTATGATGATGAAACCAGATGCCACATTGATCAATACCGCAAGAGCTGAGCTGATAGAAAAGAATGCGCTGGTTAATGCGTTGAAAAACGGAACACCGGGATATGCAGGAGTCGATGTCTATGAAGAGGAACCTGTATACCATACGGATTTTGAGCTGCTGAATATGAAGAATGTGGTTTGCACCCCGCATCTGGGATATGTTGAAAAAAATGGATATGAGCTGTATTTCGGGAAGGCGTTTGAAAATGTTATGGCATTCCTGAACGGCTATCCGGAGAATATTGCCAACCCGGAAGTGATCAATAAGAAATCTAAGTAA
- the ilvA gene encoding threonine ammonia-lyase IlvA: MKTTESQNRLTIDAINKARQNIAGVVVTTPLQENFRLSKNLKAKILLKREDLQPVRSYKLRGAYHKIKTLFDQGKTDCGVVCASAGNHAQGVAFACHELKISGVIFMPVTTPKQKLEQVKMFGGEYVSLQLTGDTFDESKQAALEYSRQNHTMFIHPFDDPQIIEGQATLAMEILEQADTKIDYLFAPVGGGGLISGIVSVFSLLSPHTKIIGVEPKGAASMKAALEAGENVELPFIDKFVDGAAVQKVGDLPFEICKDYLSDSITADEGKVCDTILEMYNKDAVVLEPAGALSLSALEQYTVELEGKTAVCIISGSNNDITRMEEIKERAMLYKGIKHYFLVKFPQRPGSLKEFVLNVLGTHDDIAFFEYTKRNSRETALATVGIELANSSDFEGLKQRMQEQGYFEAYLNSSPQVLNLLI, encoded by the coding sequence ATGAAGACGACAGAAAGTCAGAATCGTTTAACGATAGATGCCATCAACAAAGCCAGGCAAAATATTGCCGGTGTTGTAGTCACTACACCACTACAGGAAAACTTCCGGCTTTCCAAAAACCTGAAAGCAAAAATCCTCTTGAAAAGAGAAGACCTGCAGCCTGTGCGTTCTTACAAGCTGAGGGGGGCATACCACAAAATCAAAACCCTTTTCGATCAGGGAAAAACCGACTGTGGAGTGGTATGCGCCAGTGCAGGAAATCATGCGCAGGGGGTTGCATTTGCCTGCCACGAGCTGAAGATCAGCGGGGTGATCTTCATGCCGGTAACCACTCCGAAGCAGAAACTGGAACAGGTCAAAATGTTTGGGGGCGAATACGTCAGCTTACAGCTGACCGGCGATACCTTTGACGAGTCCAAGCAGGCAGCGCTGGAGTACAGCAGGCAAAATCATACCATGTTTATCCATCCCTTTGATGATCCTCAAATCATCGAAGGGCAGGCTACTCTGGCCATGGAAATCCTCGAGCAGGCCGATACAAAAATAGATTACCTTTTTGCACCGGTTGGCGGGGGAGGCCTGATTTCAGGCATTGTCAGCGTATTTTCCCTGCTGTCGCCACATACCAAAATCATCGGGGTGGAACCAAAAGGCGCCGCCTCTATGAAAGCGGCTCTTGAAGCCGGTGAAAATGTGGAACTGCCGTTCATTGATAAATTTGTGGATGGTGCTGCCGTTCAGAAAGTCGGTGACCTGCCTTTTGAAATCTGTAAGGATTACCTCAGCGACAGCATTACGGCAGATGAAGGAAAAGTATGCGACACGATTCTGGAAATGTATAATAAAGATGCCGTGGTCCTGGAACCGGCCGGCGCCCTGTCACTTTCGGCACTGGAGCAGTATACCGTAGAACTGGAAGGTAAAACAGCAGTATGCATCATTAGTGGAAGCAACAATGACATTACCAGGATGGAAGAGATCAAAGAGCGGGCTATGCTGTACAAAGGCATCAAGCATTACTTCCTTGTAAAATTTCCCCAACGTCCGGGCTCCCTGAAAGAGTTTGTCCTGAACGTCCTTGGAACCCATGATGATATTGCTTTTTTTGAGTATACCAAAAGAAATTCAAGGGAAACTGCTCTGGCAACTGTAGGCATCGAGCTGGCCAATTCATCCGATTTTGAAGGTTTGAAGCAGAGGATGCAGGAACAGGGATACTTTGAAGCCTACCTCAACAGCAGTCCACAGGTGCTGAACCTCCTGATCTGA
- the guaA gene encoding glutamine-hydrolyzing GMP synthase: MNNGIIILDFGSQYNQLIGRRIREMGVYSEILPFNTPLQTILEKQPRGIILSGGPSSVNAENAHLIEKELYEQGIPVLGICYGMQLTAHLLGGTVHKGVKGEYGKALLDIVKESTLLKGVAQNSIVWMSHFDEVGMLPPGFELNAKSGVIASISNEEKKIYCVQFHPEVSHTEEGGKMLENFVFAICDAEKNWKLTNYIEKTVSEIREKVGDNRVILGLSGGVDSSVAAVLIHKAIGDQLTCIFVDTGLLRKDEGKKVMDNYGEHFHMNIKLVDASERFLSKLEGVDDPEQKRKIIGNEFIHVFDEESHKIEGAKFLAQGTIYPDVIESQSVNGPSAVIKSHHNVGGLPEEMEFELLEPLRELFKDEVRKVGEELGIPHHLVHRHPFPGPGLGIRVLGAVDAEKVRILQEADDIFIEELYKNDLYEKVSQAFVVLLPVKSVGVMGDERTYEYTAVVRSANTIDFMTATWSKLPYEFLETVSNRIINEVRGINRVAYDISSKPPATIEWE, encoded by the coding sequence ATGAACAACGGTATTATCATATTGGATTTCGGATCACAGTACAACCAGCTTATCGGAAGAAGAATCCGTGAGATGGGCGTGTATTCGGAAATCTTACCATTCAACACTCCTTTACAGACCATCCTGGAAAAACAACCGAGAGGGATCATCCTTTCCGGAGGTCCGAGTTCCGTCAATGCGGAAAACGCACACCTGATTGAAAAGGAATTATACGAGCAGGGAATCCCCGTACTGGGTATCTGCTACGGGATGCAGCTTACTGCACACCTTCTGGGAGGTACGGTGCATAAAGGTGTAAAAGGGGAATACGGAAAAGCTCTCCTGGATATTGTAAAAGAGAGCACTTTGCTTAAGGGAGTAGCGCAGAACTCTATTGTATGGATGAGCCATTTCGATGAAGTAGGTATGCTGCCTCCCGGATTTGAGCTGAATGCTAAATCAGGTGTTATTGCTTCTATTTCCAATGAAGAGAAAAAGATTTATTGCGTACAGTTTCACCCTGAAGTGTCACACACCGAAGAAGGAGGGAAAATGCTGGAAAACTTTGTCTTTGCCATCTGCGATGCGGAGAAAAACTGGAAGCTGACCAACTATATTGAAAAAACAGTATCGGAAATCCGTGAAAAAGTGGGAGACAACAGAGTTATTCTGGGACTTTCAGGCGGCGTGGATTCTTCCGTGGCAGCGGTACTGATCCATAAAGCCATCGGTGACCAGCTAACCTGTATCTTTGTGGATACCGGATTGCTGAGAAAAGACGAAGGGAAGAAAGTAATGGACAATTACGGAGAGCATTTCCACATGAACATCAAATTGGTAGATGCTTCCGAAAGATTCCTTTCCAAACTGGAAGGTGTTGATGATCCTGAGCAGAAAAGAAAGATCATCGGAAATGAATTCATCCATGTTTTCGATGAAGAATCCCATAAAATTGAAGGAGCTAAGTTCCTGGCGCAGGGAACCATTTATCCGGATGTGATCGAAAGCCAGTCGGTGAACGGTCCTTCAGCAGTGATCAAATCCCACCATAATGTAGGCGGATTGCCTGAAGAAATGGAATTTGAGCTGCTGGAACCTTTGAGAGAGCTCTTTAAAGATGAAGTGAGAAAGGTAGGAGAGGAGCTTGGAATTCCTCATCACCTGGTGCACAGGCATCCGTTCCCAGGCCCGGGATTAGGAATCCGTGTATTAGGCGCTGTAGATGCCGAAAAAGTAAGGATCCTTCAGGAAGCTGATGACATCTTTATTGAAGAGTTGTATAAGAATGACCTGTATGAAAAGGTTTCACAGGCATTTGTAGTTCTTTTACCGGTAAAATCCGTAGGCGTTATGGGTGACGAAAGAACTTATGAATATACTGCAGTGGTACGTTCCGCCAATACCATAGACTTTATGACGGCCACCTGGAGCAAGCTGCCATATGAATTCCTGGAAACGGTTTCCAACAGAATTATTAATGAAGTAAGAGGAATCAACAGGGTTGCCTATGACATCTCCAGTAAGCCGCCAGCAACCATAGAATGGGAATAA
- the purH gene encoding bifunctional phosphoribosylaminoimidazolecarboxamide formyltransferase/IMP cyclohydrolase, with translation MSKKRVLISVSDKSGLTEFAQFLEAQGYELISTGGTFKHLKEAGLNPIQIDEVTDFPEMLDGRVKTLHPKVHGGLLAVRSNEEHMNTVKEHGIGLIDMVIVNLYPFFENVNKDISLHEKVEFIDIGGPSMLRSAAKNFDSVTVITDVADYAAVKIEMEQNGDTYIETRKKLAGKVFNLTSAYDAAISRMLLDEAYPAYLNASYKKVSDLRYGENPHQTAAYYVSTFENGAMKDFEQLGGKELSFNNLRDMDLCWKVVTEFKEEMACCAVKHSTPCGVAIGTSALETYKKTFECDPVSIFGGIVAMNYKIDAATAEELNKTFLEIVMAPEFDEDALEVLRKKKNLRIIKIVNPVSDQQTWVKIDGGILVQDNDSVFSDDIKVVTDIQPTEEQRKALLFSQRVVKYVKSNAIVVSNGIQAFGIGGGQVNRIWATQQAVERAKEKFSGDLVLASDAFFPFRDVVDFCHQEGIKAIIQPGGSVKDQDSIEAANEHGIPMMFTGIRHFLH, from the coding sequence ATGAGCAAAAAGAGAGTTTTAATCAGCGTGTCGGACAAAAGCGGACTAACGGAATTCGCACAGTTTCTGGAAGCACAGGGCTATGAGCTGATTTCTACCGGAGGAACATTCAAACACCTGAAAGAAGCAGGTTTGAATCCGATCCAGATCGATGAAGTAACGGATTTTCCGGAAATGCTGGACGGAAGAGTTAAGACTTTACATCCCAAAGTTCACGGAGGCCTTTTGGCCGTGCGTTCCAATGAGGAACACATGAATACGGTTAAAGAGCACGGTATCGGCCTTATCGACATGGTGATCGTAAACCTTTACCCGTTCTTTGAAAATGTGAACAAAGACATTTCCCTGCACGAGAAAGTTGAGTTTATCGACATTGGCGGGCCTTCCATGCTCCGCTCTGCAGCCAAGAATTTTGATTCTGTAACCGTAATTACCGATGTGGCAGATTACGCAGCCGTAAAAATCGAAATGGAGCAGAACGGGGACACGTATATTGAAACCCGTAAGAAACTGGCCGGGAAAGTATTCAACCTTACTTCTGCGTATGATGCTGCCATCTCCAGAATGCTTTTGGATGAAGCGTATCCTGCTTATCTTAATGCCTCTTACAAAAAAGTTTCCGACTTACGCTACGGTGAAAACCCTCATCAGACAGCAGCCTACTATGTTTCCACTTTTGAAAACGGGGCGATGAAGGATTTTGAGCAACTGGGCGGAAAAGAGCTGTCTTTCAATAACCTGCGGGACATGGACCTGTGCTGGAAGGTGGTGACTGAATTTAAAGAAGAAATGGCATGCTGCGCCGTGAAGCATTCAACACCTTGCGGAGTTGCAATAGGAACATCCGCACTGGAAACCTACAAGAAAACTTTTGAATGTGATCCGGTTTCCATCTTTGGCGGAATTGTTGCCATGAACTATAAGATTGATGCAGCAACAGCAGAAGAACTGAACAAAACATTCCTTGAAATCGTAATGGCTCCTGAATTTGATGAGGATGCCCTGGAAGTTTTAAGAAAGAAAAAAAATCTGAGGATCATCAAAATCGTTAATCCGGTTTCAGACCAGCAGACCTGGGTGAAGATCGACGGCGGAATTCTGGTTCAGGATAATGATTCCGTATTCTCGGATGATATCAAAGTAGTGACAGATATCCAGCCTACGGAAGAACAGAGAAAAGCATTGCTGTTCTCCCAGAGGGTGGTGAAATATGTAAAGTCCAATGCCATTGTGGTATCCAACGGGATCCAGGCTTTCGGGATCGGAGGCGGACAGGTGAACAGGATCTGGGCAACACAACAGGCTGTTGAAAGAGCCAAAGAGAAATTCTCAGGAGATCTTGTTCTGGCTTCGGATGCTTTCTTCCCGTTCCGTGATGTCGTAGATTTCTGTCATCAGGAAGGTATCAAAGCGATTATACAGCCCGGCGGAAGTGTGAAAGACCAGGACAGCATCGAAGCAGCCAATGAGCACGGTATTCCTATGATGTTTACCGGCATCAGGCATTTTTTACATTGA
- the purM gene encoding phosphoribosylformylglycinamidine cyclo-ligase → MSNTYKSAGVDKEEGYKTVDKIKKAVGETHNSRVLNQLGSFGAFYEIGGYKNPVLVSGTDGVGTKLKIALDTKQYDSIGIDCFAMCANDILCHGAKPLFFLDYLACGKLDSEVAAEIVLGMVKACKDNQCALIGGETAEMPGMYQPGDYDVAGFCVGIVEKDQIIDGSAIKAGNKIIALPSSGFHSNGFSLVRKIFPDFEEEFEGKPLYETLLVPTRLYFKDIHKILEEVEVAGIAHITGGGLYENVPRIIPEGLCASIDASRIRIPNIMLELEKRGGIAREEMFGTFNMGIGMTLVVDAEHAEKILHLLDDAYEIGEITEGSEKIDLKF, encoded by the coding sequence ATGAGCAATACTTACAAATCTGCAGGTGTAGACAAAGAAGAAGGATATAAAACGGTTGATAAAATCAAAAAAGCGGTTGGGGAAACCCACAATTCCCGTGTGCTGAACCAGCTGGGAAGCTTCGGAGCCTTTTATGAAATCGGAGGGTACAAAAACCCTGTATTGGTTTCAGGAACAGACGGGGTAGGAACAAAGCTGAAAATTGCTCTGGATACCAAGCAGTATGACTCTATCGGGATCGACTGTTTTGCGATGTGTGCCAATGACATCCTTTGCCACGGAGCAAAACCACTTTTCTTTTTAGATTACCTGGCCTGCGGAAAGCTGGATTCTGAAGTGGCAGCTGAAATTGTACTGGGGATGGTGAAAGCCTGCAAAGACAACCAGTGTGCACTTATCGGTGGTGAGACGGCTGAAATGCCGGGCATGTACCAGCCGGGAGATTATGATGTGGCAGGGTTCTGCGTTGGTATTGTAGAAAAAGATCAGATCATTGACGGTTCAGCGATTAAAGCCGGAAATAAAATCATTGCATTGCCAAGTTCAGGTTTCCATTCCAACGGATTCTCACTGGTAAGAAAAATATTCCCGGATTTTGAAGAAGAATTTGAAGGGAAACCTCTCTATGAAACCCTATTGGTTCCTACGCGATTATATTTCAAGGATATTCATAAAATCCTTGAAGAAGTTGAGGTAGCCGGTATCGCCCATATCACAGGGGGAGGTTTATACGAAAACGTTCCTAGGATTATCCCTGAAGGGTTGTGTGCTTCTATTGACGCTTCCAGAATCAGGATCCCGAATATCATGCTTGAGCTGGAAAAAAGAGGCGGAATTGCCCGTGAAGAAATGTTCGGTACCTTCAATATGGGAATCGGAATGACGCTGGTAGTGGATGCAGAACATGCCGAAAAAATCCTCCACCTTCTGGACGATGCGTATGAGATCGGAGAAATTACAGAGGGAAGTGAAAAAATAGATTTGAAATTTTAA
- a CDS encoding MgtC/SapB family protein, translating into MKLLGAFTLGNDFLLIFISVLIGLMIGAEREYRNKSAGLRTFILVSFGSCLFTILSLKIGIANPDRLAANIITGIGFLGAGVIFKDDNKIGGITTATTIWATASLGMCLGSGHIYLSLLGMVLVLLVLTSLTYLQDYIDSRHKIREYHITVDVQDGLEYCENIFIRHHLKFSVLRQQYSPDSLSTTWKITGNMQNHDAMVNQMMRDSRIRAYQF; encoded by the coding sequence ATGAAATTACTGGGAGCATTCACACTGGGCAATGATTTTTTACTGATCTTTATTTCTGTTCTTATTGGGCTTATGATCGGGGCTGAGCGGGAATACCGGAATAAATCGGCCGGGCTCAGGACGTTTATTCTCGTGAGCTTCGGCTCCTGTCTGTTCACCATACTTTCCCTGAAAATCGGAATTGCCAATCCGGATCGTCTTGCTGCCAATATTATTACGGGAATCGGATTTCTCGGGGCAGGGGTTATCTTCAAAGACGATAACAAAATAGGAGGGATCACTACGGCAACCACCATCTGGGCTACTGCCTCTTTAGGTATGTGCCTGGGGTCAGGGCATATCTACCTTTCCTTACTCGGGATGGTGCTGGTATTGCTGGTCCTTACATCGCTCACTTATCTTCAGGATTATATTGACAGCCGGCATAAAATCCGGGAGTACCACATTACCGTAGATGTTCAGGATGGACTTGAATATTGTGAAAATATTTTTATCAGGCATCACCTGAAATTTTCTGTACTCAGGCAGCAGTATAGTCCGGACAGCCTTTCCACAACATGGAAAATCACGGGCAATATGCAAAATCATGATGCAATGGTAAATCAGATGATGCGTGACAGCCGCATTCGTGCGTATCAATTTTAA
- the purN gene encoding phosphoribosylglycinamide formyltransferase has product MKNIVVLVSGSGTNLQRIIDTIDQGEIRNAKISLVVADRDCYGLERAKKHNIDHVLIPRGKNFSSELDTTIPEHTDLIVLAGFLSILKPEFCQKWSGKIINVHPALLPKYGGKGMWGHHVHHAVIEAGEKESGVSVHFVTPGIDEGEIIMQKSFPLNEDETPETLTQKIHEVEYEIFPKAIDMVLNP; this is encoded by the coding sequence ATGAAAAACATTGTTGTACTTGTTTCTGGTTCAGGAACTAACCTGCAAAGGATTATCGATACCATTGACCAGGGAGAAATCCGCAATGCCAAGATATCTTTGGTAGTGGCAGACAGAGACTGCTACGGGCTGGAAAGGGCAAAAAAACATAACATAGACCATGTGCTGATCCCAAGAGGGAAAAATTTCAGCAGTGAACTGGACACAACCATCCCGGAACATACGGATTTAATTGTCCTGGCAGGATTTTTATCGATTTTAAAACCTGAGTTCTGTCAAAAGTGGAGCGGGAAAATAATCAATGTCCATCCGGCACTCCTTCCCAAGTATGGGGGGAAAGGCATGTGGGGGCACCATGTTCATCATGCGGTGATTGAAGCCGGGGAAAAAGAAAGTGGGGTAAGCGTTCATTTTGTAACGCCGGGTATTGACGAAGGGGAAATCATCATGCAGAAATCATTTCCGCTGAATGAAGATGAAACACCGGAAACCCTGACCCAGAAGATTCATGAAGTGGAGTATGAGATCTTTCCCAAAGCGATCGACATGGTTCTGAATCCTTAA